One genomic window of Solea solea chromosome 12, fSolSol10.1, whole genome shotgun sequence includes the following:
- the morf4l1 gene encoding mortality factor 4-like protein 1: protein MAPKQDPKPKFQEGERVLCFHGPLLYEAKCVKINIKEKQIKYFIHYSGWNKNWDEWVPESRVLKYVDSNLQKQKELQRANQDHYVEGRMRGAAPNKKLPAPPQKNEVKTKKNKLKTPGPGEGTSSGGDPTHPPRKKRARVDPTVESEETFINRVEVKVKIPEELKPWLVDDWDLITRQKQLFHLPAKKNVDTVLEDYANYKKSRGTSDSKEFAVNEVVAGIREYFNVMLGTQLLYKFERPQYADILANHPDTSISQIYGAPHLLRLFVRIGAMLAYTPLDEKSLALLLSYLQDFLKYLVKNSASLFNASDYEVAPPEYHRKAV, encoded by the exons ATGGCGCCGAAACAGGACCCGAAGCCTAAATTTCAAGAAG GTGAAAGAGTGCTGTGTTTTCATGGGCCATTGCTCTACGAAGCTAAG TGTGTTAAGATAAACatcaaggaaaaacaaataaaatactttattcattaCAGTGGGTGGAATAAGAA ctgGGACGAATGGGTTCCTGAAAGCAGAGTTCTGAAGTATGTGGACAGTAATCTGCAGAAACAAAAAGAGCTTCAGAGGGCCAATCA AGACCATTATGTAGAAGGAAGAATGAGGGGTGCTGCACCGAATAAGAAGTTGCCTGCTCCACCGCAGAAAAATGAAGT gAAAACCAAAAAGAACAAACTGAAGA CTCCTGGACCAGGAGAAGGGACAAGTTCAGGAGGAGACCCGACACACCCTCCGCGGAAGAAAAGGGCACGTGTTGACCCAACAGTTGAAAGT GAGGAGACCTTTATTAATCGAGTGGAGGTTAAAGTAAAAATCCCAGAGGAGCTTAAACCATGGCTTGTGGATGACTGGGACCTGATTACGCGTCAAAAACAG CTTTTCCATTTACctgccaaaaaaaatgttgacacaGTCCTCGAAGATTATGCAAACTACAAGAAATCTAGAGGAACCTCTGACAGCAA GGAGTTTGCTGTGAATGAGGTGGTTGCTGGTATCCGGGAGTATTTCAACGTTATGCTGGGGACACAACTCCTCTACAAATTTGAGAGACCGCAGTACGCAGACATCCTGGCCAACCACCCAGATACATCCATTTCTCAGATCTACGGCGCTCCACATCTACTCAGACTCTTTG tgagaaTCGGAGCTATGCTGGCGTACACTCCGCTGGACGAGAAGAGCCTTGCACTCCTGCTCAGTTATCTGCAAGACTTCCTCAA GTATCTTGTAAAGAACTCTGCATCACTATTCAATGCAAGTGACTATGAAGTTGCCCCTCCAGAGTACCACCGCAAGGCAGTTTGA